One genomic region from Terriglobus aquaticus encodes:
- a CDS encoding nuclear transport factor 2 family protein — MRYAMGKLRSQPAFTPLLRLVLLCPALLVLCGVAAHGMSMRPHRPGHADQQQILRIDDQMRTALLGADTGALDKILADDFLGISANGTLSDKQQYLRRIGRHEHQFTRIDITDRKVRIQASSAVVVTTADVTGKLDSNPLTGTFRYTRVYSREPDGSWKLRNFEATRVFGAGADEMRHGEPVARVR, encoded by the coding sequence ATGCGTTACGCCATGGGGAAGCTTCGCTCCCAACCCGCTTTCACACCGCTGCTCCGCCTGGTGCTCCTGTGCCCGGCGCTGCTGGTGCTGTGCGGGGTTGCTGCACACGGCATGAGCATGCGTCCCCATCGGCCCGGGCACGCCGATCAGCAGCAGATCCTGCGCATTGACGACCAGATGCGGACCGCTCTGCTCGGTGCGGACACCGGGGCCCTGGACAAGATCCTGGCCGACGACTTCCTCGGCATCTCGGCGAACGGCACGCTGTCTGACAAGCAGCAGTACCTGCGCCGCATCGGCAGGCACGAACACCAGTTCACCCGCATCGACATCACGGATCGCAAGGTGCGCATTCAGGCGTCGTCGGCCGTCGTGGTGACCACGGCAGACGTAACCGGCAAGCTCGACAGCAATCCGCTGACTGGCACCTTCCGCTACACACGCGTGTACAGCCGCGAGCCGGACGGCTCCTGGAAGCTGCGCAATTTCGAGGCGACGCGCGTTTTCGGTGCCGGCGCCGATGAAATGCGGCACGGCGAGCCGGTGGCCCGCGTCCGCTAA
- a CDS encoding putative quinol monooxygenase, whose protein sequence is MISFTVRMKFAPEDQSTIRELLRNLGAASRQEPGCVNYVTHYVESDPNTVVIYEQYRDADALEAHRTSQHFDDYATNGLYRKVRERTAETLVEVK, encoded by the coding sequence ATGATCTCGTTTACGGTTCGAATGAAGTTTGCGCCAGAGGACCAGAGCACCATCCGCGAATTGCTGCGCAATCTGGGCGCGGCATCGCGGCAGGAGCCCGGCTGCGTGAATTACGTGACGCACTACGTGGAAAGCGATCCAAACACGGTCGTGATCTATGAGCAGTACCGCGACGCCGACGCCCTGGAAGCCCACCGCACCTCGCAGCATTTCGACGATTACGCCACCAACGGGCTTTACCGCAAGGTTCGCGAGCGCACGGCAGAAACACTCGTCGAAGTGAAATAA
- a CDS encoding adenylosuccinate synthase, with translation MNRKQTAVVLGAQWGDEGKGKIVDVLSERYQVVARYAGGHNAGHTVIIEGKKFVLHLIPCGLLRPGGQGVIGNGVVVDPAALLQEIAMLKQNGLPVDGQLFVSNRAQVILPYHRMIELAAETAPGRTKIGTTRRGIGPAYEDKVHRNGLRVVDLLNSALLRTHITNACHEKNQIAHALFGTEPLNPVKIYEEYARYADQIAPYVTDTAVLLNDAIRNGQSVMFEGSQGALLDIDHGTYPFVTSSSATAGGAVIGTGIGPTSVGMVIGVTKAYVTRVGEGPFPTEDRTSAGEELRERGQEFGATTGRPRRCGWLDLPLLRYSNMINGTEWLVITKLDVLDTLDTIKVCTHYRIDGEETDLIPADMPGFNKIEPIYEELPGWKSSTVGAKSVDDLPKAAQNYLDFIQKHSGARIGMVSTGPDRDETYSVPAFTEATGG, from the coding sequence GTGAACAGAAAGCAGACCGCCGTCGTCCTTGGAGCCCAGTGGGGCGATGAGGGCAAAGGCAAAATCGTGGACGTGCTCAGCGAGCGCTACCAGGTGGTGGCGCGCTACGCGGGCGGACATAACGCCGGCCACACCGTCATCATCGAAGGCAAGAAGTTTGTTCTGCATCTGATCCCCTGCGGCCTGCTGCGGCCCGGCGGCCAGGGCGTCATCGGCAACGGCGTTGTGGTCGATCCTGCGGCCCTGCTGCAGGAAATCGCGATGCTGAAGCAGAACGGCCTGCCGGTCGACGGCCAATTGTTCGTCTCCAATCGCGCCCAGGTCATTCTGCCTTACCACCGCATGATCGAGCTGGCAGCAGAGACCGCGCCGGGCCGCACCAAGATCGGCACCACCCGTCGCGGCATCGGCCCGGCCTACGAGGACAAGGTCCACCGCAACGGCCTTCGCGTCGTCGACCTGCTGAACTCGGCTCTGCTGCGCACACACATCACGAACGCCTGCCACGAGAAGAACCAGATCGCGCACGCGCTCTTCGGCACCGAGCCGCTGAACCCGGTCAAGATCTACGAGGAGTACGCCCGCTACGCCGACCAGATTGCGCCCTACGTCACCGACACGGCGGTGTTGCTGAACGACGCCATCCGCAACGGCCAGTCCGTTATGTTTGAAGGCTCACAGGGCGCGCTGCTCGACATCGATCACGGCACCTATCCGTTCGTCACCTCGTCCAGCGCCACGGCGGGCGGAGCGGTCATCGGCACCGGCATTGGACCCACCAGCGTGGGCATGGTTATCGGTGTGACCAAGGCCTACGTGACCCGCGTCGGCGAGGGCCCGTTCCCAACCGAGGACCGCACCAGTGCCGGCGAAGAGCTGCGCGAGCGCGGGCAGGAGTTTGGCGCCACCACCGGTCGTCCGCGCCGCTGCGGCTGGCTCGACCTTCCGCTGCTCCGCTACAGCAACATGATCAACGGCACGGAGTGGCTGGTCATCACCAAGCTGGACGTGCTGGACACGCTCGACACCATCAAGGTCTGCACGCATTACCGCATCGACGGCGAAGAGACCGATCTGATCCCGGCCGACATGCCTGGATTCAACAAGATCGAGCCAATCTACGAGGAGCTGCCGGGCTGGAAGTCGAGCACTGTCGGCGCAAAGTCCGTCGATGACCTACCCAAGGCGGCGCAGAACTACCTGGACTTCATCCAAAAGCATTCGGGAGCACGCATCGGCATGGTCAGCACCGGCCCCGACCGGGACGAGACCTACAGTGTCCCCGCATTTACGGAGGCAACAGGCGGCTAG